The DNA window CAAGCCAGGGTGCTGCATCTACGAAGAAACGCCGCACCCGAATGCAAGAACGGGGGTTACGGGCCGTGGAATCGAGGGGGTTATCGATTCCCTCCTAAAAGTCTTCGGCATCTAGAACAGCAATTGCGGTACCTGTAAATGGGGTCAGACACGATATTGAAGTCAATTAATCGTGTCTGACCGTTCGCAGTAACAGCAGTAAATCTAGCGGGTTGAAGTCCCGTCCGGGGAGTTGTCCGTACGCCCCGGTAGCGCGGATATGGGGTCGGACACGATATTGCGAGAATGCATTGACGCCACCGTCGAAGATTTCGGCGGCCTCGCGTTGTTCAAG is part of the Desulfuromonadaceae bacterium genome and encodes:
- a CDS encoding type II toxin-antitoxin system MqsA family antitoxin, giving the protein MSIQTSSPARKILALEQREAAEIFDGGVNAFSQYRVRPHIRATGAYGQLPGRDFNPLDLLLLLRTVRHD